From Erigeron canadensis isolate Cc75 chromosome 8, C_canadensis_v1, whole genome shotgun sequence, one genomic window encodes:
- the LOC122580452 gene encoding uncharacterized protein LOC122580452, whose amino-acid sequence MEWADFKVAFFKEFRSEADVTRLRSEFMNDSQGTLNVNEFRVQFLDKAQFCPKYLKDDRLLKEHFYRKLCKNIREKITLLQIESFTQLVDVARWHEVEQGMPDDKTSKRRAEQSNSPNKKFRSSGSSGGGSNRKNIPTCNNCGKHHSGVCLLPSKKRCFNCGQLGHISRDCKFSPSKPTMCFKCFNEGHMKSACPLLTKEERQAEARKANERKLAKQVGNPRGRSFQISVAQAKESTDVVSGTFLVHDTPAKILFDSGANRSFVATRFTKCSVTIVFA is encoded by the coding sequence ATGGAATGGGCTGATTTTAAAGTAGCCTTCTTTAAAGAATTTCGATCAGAAGCCGATGTGACTAGGCTTAGGAGCGAGTTTATGAATGACTCGCAAGGCACTTTGAATGTTAATGAGTTTCGGGTACAATTTCTGGACAAAGCTCAATTTTGCCCGAAATATTTGAAGGATGATCGGTTGTTAAAGGAGCATTTTTATCGCAAACTTTGTAAGAACATTCGAGAGAAGATTACACTACTTCAAATTGAATCATTTACACAATTGGTTGATGTGGCTAGGTGGCATGAGGTTGAGCAAGGCATGCCGGATGATAAGACCTCCAAGAGAAGGGCGGAACAAAGTAACTCTCCAAACAAGAAGTTCCGGTCTAGTGGTAGTTCCGGGGGTGGTTCAAATAGGAAGAACATTCCTACTTGCAATAATTGTGGGAAACATCATTCCGGAGTTTGTTTATTACCATCTAAAAAGAGATGTTTCAATTGTGGCCAACTGGGTCACATTAGTCGAGATTGTAAGTTCTCCCCTAGCAAACCGACCATGTGTTTCAAGTGCTTCAATGAAGGACATATGAAGAGTGCTTGCCCATTGTTGACGAAGGAAGAGAGGCAAGCCGAAGCAAGGAAAGCGAATGAAAGAAAGTTGGCTAAACAAGTAGGGAATCCGAGGGGAAGATCGTTCCAAATTTCGGTAGCTCAAGCTAAAGAGTCCACCGATGTCGTGTCAGGTACCTTTCTAGTTCATGACACACCCGCTAAGATTTTATTTGATTCCGGAGCAAATCGTTCTTTTGTTGCTACTCGATTCACTAAATGCTCCGTTACAATTGTCTTTGCTTGA
- the LOC122580021 gene encoding inactive beta-amylase 4, chloroplastic, whose amino-acid sequence MIDGSMGLACKCSIERRIPSSVIYNNNYSSNYNNNFKEICFDNRKKLAVNTNKKNLRFVTTIPIFKRRWRSLSLSGSRNCILSMDVREKSRSTLFESSKHKRVPIYVMMPIDSFGIDTSGTPRIRKIKALTISLKALKLAGVHGIAVEVWWGIVERIFPNAYNWSLYEELFKLVSEMGLKLQVALSFHSNVHLSSRVQGVSLPQWIIEIGRNNKDIYYRDQNGFPNADYLTLGVDNIPLFSGRTALQCYEDFIHSFANKFDSLMGTIIEEVCVGLGPSGELRYPAHPFQDGRWQFPGVGAFQCYDKYMMEDLRTVAWQEGKPDWANKGPPIAGDYNSFPADVPFFEEGEGSFLSEYGHFFLEWYSDRLLRHADAVLGVASNLLRKYQENEQCSVRVVAKIGLLYWWYQTVSHPAELTAGYYNTAFRDGYDQLTSMLSRHGAALQISCFEMLDKETPQNFLCSPEGLLQQIRTSSNKRVVELTGRNTHERFDEAGLKQIHSNCYDSQAEAVRSFTYFRMNDKIFRVENWNNFVPFVRRMSTDL is encoded by the exons ATGATTGATGGATCAATGGGGTTGGCATGTAAATGTAGTATTGAAAGAAGAATCCCCTCCTCTgtgatttataataataattattcttcaaattataataataattttaaagaaatttGTTTCGATAATAGAAAGAAATTAGCAGTTAATACCAATAAGAAGAACCTGCGTTTTGTAACTACTATTCCTATTTTTAAGCGCAGATGGcgttctctttctctttctggCAGCAGAAATTGCATTTTAag CATGGatgttcgggagaaatcaagaTCCACGTTATTCGAGTCATCTAAACACAAGAGGGTTCCTATCTATGTTATGATGCCGATTGACTCTTTCGGAATTGATACGTCTGGCACTCCAAGAATCAGAAA AATCAAGGCCTTAACCATATCACTAAAAGCACTCAAGTTGGCAGGTGTCCATGGAATTGCAGTTGAGGTTTGGTGGGGAATTGTAGAACGAATTTTTCCCAATGCATATAATTGGTCTCTTTACGAAGAACTTTTTAAATTGGTATCTGAAATGGGGTTAAAGTTACAAGTTGCGTTGTCCTTCCACTCAAATGTTCATTTATCTTCACGAGTACAAGGTGTTAGCCTTCCCCAATGGATCATAGAG aTTGGGCGTAATAATAAGGACATTTACTATCGAGACCAGAATGGTTTTCCTAACGCTGATTATCTTACGCTAGGGGTAGACAATATTCCTTTGTTTTCTGGACGTACTGCTCTGCAGTGTTATGAAGATTTTATCCATAGTTTTGCAAACAAATTTGACTCCTTAATGGGAACTATAATTGAAGAGGTTTGTGTTGGTCTTGGACCTTCTGGAGAACTTAG ATATCCCGCTCATCCCTTTCAAGATGGTAGATGGCAATTTCCTGGGGTTGGTGCATTTCAGTGCTATGACAAATACAT GATGGAGGACTTGCGAACAGTTGCTTGGCAAGAAGGGAAACCTGATTGGGCAAATAAAGGACCTCCAATTGCTGGTGACTATAATAGTTTTCCAGCTGATGTTCCTTTCTTTGAAGAAGGAGAGGGAAGCTTTCTATCCGAATACGGGCATTTTTTTCTG GAATGGTACAGTGATAGATTGCTCCGTCATGCAGATGCGGTTCTTGGAGTGGCATCTAATTTGTTGCGAAAGTATCAAGAAAATGAGCAATGTTCAGTACGTGTAGTGGCAAAAATCGGTTTACTATATTGGTGGTATCAGACAGTGTCTCATCCTGCTGAGCTTACTGCTGGTTACTACAATACTGCTTTTAGGGATGGTTATGATCAATTGACCTCGATGTTGTCCCGTCATGGAGCAGCTCTCCAGATTTC CTGCTTTGAGATGTTGGACAAAGAAACTCCCCAAAATTTTTTGTGCAGTCCAGAGGGTTTGCTTCAGCAG ATAAGGACCTCCTCAAATAAAAGGGTTGTAGAGTTAACCGGAAGAAATACGCATGAACGCTTTGACGAG GCTGGTCTAAAGCAGATACATTCAAATTGTTATGATTCTCAGGCAGAAGCTGTGAGATCATTTACATATTTCAGAATGAACGATAAGATATTTAGGGTTGAAAATTGGAATAACTTTGTACCATTTGTGAGAAGGATGAGCACTGATTTGTAG